A genome region from Hydrogenoanaerobacterium saccharovorans includes the following:
- the gap gene encoding type I glyceraldehyde-3-phosphate dehydrogenase, with translation MIKVGINGFGRIGRLVFRAGLDNPEIEFVGINDPFMTPDYCAYMLRYDTVHGQYKGDIKYTEDAIVVNGKEIKFFAEKDPANIPWGNCGAEYVVESTGVFTTMEAAQAHIKAGAKKVVISAPSKDAPMFVMGVNQDKYTKDMDIVSNASCTTNCLAPLAKVINDKFGIVDGLMTTVHSTTGTQKTVDGPSKKDWRGGRAASGNIIPSSTGAAKAVGKVIPELNGKLTGMSFRVPTLDVSVVDLTVNLAKSASYDEICAEIKAASEGAMKGILGYTEDAVVSSDFIHDEHTSIFDAKAGIALTDKFVKLVSWYDNEWGYSNKVLMLIQHMDKNK, from the coding sequence ATGATAAAAGTTGGTATTAATGGTTTTGGTCGTATTGGTAGACTGGTTTTCCGTGCCGGTTTGGATAATCCGGAAATTGAGTTCGTTGGAATCAACGATCCTTTCATGACACCTGATTACTGCGCATATATGCTGCGCTATGACACAGTTCATGGTCAGTACAAAGGTGATATTAAATACACCGAAGATGCTATCGTTGTAAACGGTAAAGAAATCAAATTCTTTGCAGAAAAAGATCCTGCAAACATCCCTTGGGGTAATTGCGGTGCTGAGTATGTTGTAGAATCCACCGGTGTTTTCACCACAATGGAAGCTGCTCAGGCTCATATCAAAGCAGGCGCTAAAAAAGTTGTTATCTCTGCACCTTCTAAAGATGCACCGATGTTTGTTATGGGTGTTAACCAAGACAAATACACCAAAGATATGGACATTGTTTCCAATGCATCTTGCACAACAAACTGCTTGGCTCCTTTAGCTAAAGTTATCAATGACAAGTTTGGCATTGTTGATGGTTTGATGACCACAGTTCACTCCACCACCGGTACCCAGAAAACGGTCGATGGTCCTTCCAAGAAAGACTGGAGAGGCGGACGTGCTGCTTCCGGCAACATCATTCCTTCTTCTACCGGTGCTGCAAAAGCGGTTGGTAAAGTTATCCCAGAGCTGAACGGCAAACTCACAGGTATGTCCTTCCGTGTTCCTACTTTGGACGTTTCGGTTGTTGACTTGACTGTAAACCTTGCTAAATCTGCAAGCTACGATGAGATTTGTGCTGAGATTAAAGCTGCATCGGAGGGCGCAATGAAAGGTATTCTTGGTTACACCGAGGATGCTGTTGTTTCCTCCGACTTCATCCACGACGAGCACACCTCTATCTTTGATGCTAAAGCTGGTATCGCTCTTACTGATAAATTTGTCAAACTGGTTTCCTGGTATGACAACGAGTGGGGTTATTCCAACAAAGTCCTTATGCTCATCCAGCACATGGACAAAAACAAATAA
- a CDS encoding DUF421 domain-containing protein, with amino-acid sequence MEWLHVLLSSLGSIIALFILTKIMGNRQMSQLSMFDYINGITIGSIAAEMATSLEDDFIKPLTAMIVYALLSVLFSFATSKSIKLRRILTGETLVLFNEGKIYKSNLKKAKLDVTEFLTQCRNSGYFNLSDIQTAILEPNGKISFLPLAAKRPVTPGDMNLFPLQEKPVVNVILDGKVLQDNLKFTGNNMQWLKKQLEMQKISKIKDVFLATCDYENNLSVYIKIEKPMTRDMFE; translated from the coding sequence ATGGAATGGCTGCATGTTTTACTTAGTTCATTGGGCTCTATTATTGCTCTTTTTATTCTGACTAAAATTATGGGTAACCGTCAAATGTCACAATTAAGCATGTTTGATTATATCAACGGAATCACTATTGGTTCAATTGCAGCAGAAATGGCAACTTCACTTGAGGATGATTTTATAAAACCGCTTACCGCAATGATTGTATATGCTCTCCTTTCTGTTTTATTTTCTTTCGCAACAAGCAAATCGATTAAACTGCGCAGGATATTGACAGGTGAAACATTGGTTTTGTTTAATGAGGGTAAAATTTATAAAAGTAATTTAAAAAAAGCAAAGCTGGATGTAACGGAATTTTTAACCCAATGCCGAAACAGCGGATACTTTAACCTTTCGGACATTCAAACAGCTATTTTAGAGCCAAATGGAAAAATCAGCTTTTTACCGTTGGCAGCCAAAAGGCCTGTAACCCCCGGCGATATGAATTTGTTCCCTTTGCAAGAGAAACCTGTGGTTAATGTAATTCTTGACGGAAAAGTTCTGCAAGATAACCTTAAATTTACCGGTAACAACATGCAATGGCTGAAGAAACAGCTGGAAATGCAGAAGATATCTAAAATAAAAGATGTATTTCTCGCAACCTGCGACTATGAAAACAATCTGAGTGTTTATATAAAAATAGAAAAGCCCATGACAAGGGATATGTTTGAGTAA
- a CDS encoding MerR family transcriptional regulator: protein MNRTVHQVAKLTGISVRTLHYYDEIGLLHPCEVTEAKYRLYDDACLERLQQILFFRELGFALKDIQPILDDPFFDKNKALKNHKDLLILKRNRLNSLIALVENTLKGEKTMSFQEFDMSEIENSRKKYAKEAEARWGNTDAYKESQKKADGYSAMEWAAITEETQKIYAAFAANMHREPSSPEVQQLVADWQGLITKHFYHCTNEILAGLGEMYIADERFTKNINQHADGLAQFMSDAIRIYCKTAE from the coding sequence GTGAACAGAACGGTTCATCAAGTTGCAAAGCTGACAGGTATCAGTGTGCGCACACTGCATTACTACGATGAAATTGGGTTGCTGCACCCATGCGAAGTAACCGAAGCCAAATACCGTCTTTACGATGATGCATGTTTGGAACGGTTGCAGCAAATACTATTTTTTCGTGAATTGGGCTTTGCTTTAAAGGATATCCAACCGATTTTGGACGACCCTTTCTTTGATAAAAACAAGGCACTAAAAAATCATAAAGATTTGCTGATACTGAAACGCAATCGGCTTAATTCTTTGATTGCCTTGGTAGAGAACACACTGAAAGGAGAAAAAACTATGAGTTTTCAAGAATTTGATATGAGTGAAATTGAAAATAGTAGAAAAAAATATGCCAAAGAAGCCGAAGCCCGTTGGGGTAACACTGACGCTTACAAAGAAAGCCAGAAAAAAGCTGACGGATACAGTGCAATGGAGTGGGCAGCGATTACAGAAGAAACACAAAAAATTTACGCTGCTTTTGCTGCCAACATGCATCGCGAGCCGTCCTCGCCAGAAGTACAGCAGCTTGTTGCCGACTGGCAAGGTCTTATCACCAAACATTTTTATCATTGTACAAACGAGATTTTAGCAGGTTTGGGCGAAATGTATATTGCAGATGAGCGATTTACAAAAAATATAAATCAACATGCCGACGGGCTGGCACAATTTATGAGCGATGCAATTCGTATCTACTGCAAAACAGCCGAATAA
- a CDS encoding inorganic diphosphatase, whose product MNIWHDISPKRITPKDFMAVIEIPTGSKKKYELDKETGLIVLDRILYTSTHYPANYGFIPRTYGDDRDPLDVLVLCSEPIDPLTLVRCYPIGVITMIDNGRNDEKIVAIPFEDPTYNSYKDIDDLPCHIFDEMIHFFQVYKALENKETAVNEIEHVDRAVEVIQKALESYIINFCR is encoded by the coding sequence ATGAATATTTGGCATGACATCAGCCCCAAACGCATTACACCAAAAGACTTTATGGCTGTCATCGAGATTCCCACCGGTAGCAAAAAAAAGTACGAATTGGATAAAGAGACCGGCCTGATTGTTCTTGACCGTATTCTCTACACCTCCACCCACTACCCTGCAAACTATGGCTTTATTCCGCGCACCTACGGCGATGACCGCGACCCTCTCGACGTTTTGGTGCTTTGCAGCGAACCAATCGACCCGTTGACACTGGTGCGTTGTTACCCCATTGGTGTCATCACCATGATTGACAACGGTAGAAACGATGAAAAAATTGTTGCTATCCCGTTTGAAGACCCCACCTATAACAGCTATAAAGACATCGACGACCTGCCCTGTCATATCTTTGATGAGATGATACACTTCTTTCAGGTATACAAGGCACTCGAAAACAAAGAAACCGCAGTGAATGAGATTGAACATGTAGATAGAGCTGTTGAGGTGATTCAAAAGGCTCTCGAATCTTATATTATCAATTTTTGCAGATAA
- a CDS encoding iron-containing alcohol dehydrogenase family protein: MDFDFYLPTHIISGAECVRGGGAVFSSLGRKCLIVTGKSSAKACGALDDCTAVLDEQGIAYRVFDGIGQNPLVSSCEAAGKLAREFGAEFLIGIGGGSPLDATKAIAFFACNDLHGVDIYGDLPKNALPMVLIGTTAGTGSEVTPYSVLTVDETGRKRSFRDKHGLSYASYVFSDPKYTASLPYDFTISTALDALCHALEGYFASNATDISDMFATRGIDVIVQALENIKNKPKEEILMSDREMLLYGSLYAGVTINTTGTGFCHPLGYFLTEEYQVPHGQACAVFLRDYLREAKEHLSDKYEALFGTLGYSGNKVLALIGELLDVDLPVLSENTLKEVAQRGAPTGNFLHSPGVFTEEKAFALLKKIFNLL, from the coding sequence ATGGATTTTGACTTTTATCTTCCGACTCATATCATCAGCGGCGCAGAGTGTGTTCGCGGCGGCGGAGCAGTATTTTCTTCTCTCGGCCGTAAGTGCCTAATCGTAACCGGTAAAAGCAGTGCGAAAGCATGTGGAGCTCTGGATGATTGTACCGCAGTGCTGGACGAGCAGGGAATTGCCTATCGTGTGTTTGACGGCATTGGGCAGAATCCTCTGGTATCCTCATGCGAAGCAGCAGGAAAGCTTGCCCGCGAGTTTGGCGCAGAGTTTCTCATCGGTATCGGCGGGGGTTCTCCGCTTGATGCAACCAAGGCAATTGCATTTTTTGCCTGCAACGACCTGCATGGTGTTGATATTTACGGCGATTTACCAAAAAATGCACTTCCTATGGTACTCATTGGCACAACAGCCGGTACAGGCAGCGAAGTAACCCCTTATTCTGTACTTACCGTAGATGAAACAGGGCGCAAGCGGTCTTTTCGCGATAAGCATGGGCTTTCTTATGCATCTTATGTTTTTTCAGACCCAAAATATACAGCATCACTCCCCTACGATTTTACAATCAGCACGGCATTGGACGCACTTTGCCATGCATTGGAAGGCTACTTTGCCTCGAATGCCACTGATATTTCGGACATGTTTGCAACACGCGGTATTGATGTGATTGTGCAAGCACTGGAAAATATTAAAAACAAGCCCAAAGAAGAAATTTTAATGAGCGACCGCGAAATGCTGCTTTACGGCTCTCTTTATGCGGGTGTTACCATTAATACGACAGGCACCGGCTTTTGCCACCCGCTCGGCTATTTTCTCACAGAAGAATATCAGGTACCTCACGGACAGGCTTGTGCTGTTTTTCTGCGTGACTATTTAAGAGAAGCAAAGGAACACTTATCTGATAAATATGAAGCACTGTTTGGCACACTTGGGTACAGCGGCAACAAAGTTTTAGCACTGATTGGCGAGTTGTTGGATGTGGATTTACCTGTACTTAGCGAAAACACGCTGAAAGAGGTTGCACAGCGCGGTGCACCCACAGGCAATTTTTTGCACTCTCCCGGCGTATTCACCGAAGAAAAAGCGTTTGCCCTATTAAAGAAAATATTTAATTTATTATAG
- a CDS encoding sigma factor-like helix-turn-helix DNA-binding protein, whose amino-acid sequence MLRAKTKRVFTVEDIDSISAQAQQCLGSDNTNRRFLKSLLHATRYAVENELTHRQHQCFTLHYYKGLAVKDIAAQLGIDCSTVSRHIRAARERIRSHAHYCVFAYRDSPHSFDC is encoded by the coding sequence TTGTTAAGAGCCAAAACCAAACGTGTGTTTACAGTAGAGGATATTGACAGCATTTCGGCACAGGCTCAGCAGTGTTTGGGCAGTGATAACACCAACCGCCGGTTTCTCAAATCGCTGCTGCATGCAACACGCTACGCAGTAGAAAACGAGCTGACCCACCGCCAGCACCAGTGTTTTACCCTGCATTATTACAAGGGTCTTGCCGTAAAGGACATTGCCGCACAGCTTGGTATCGATTGCTCGACTGTTTCACGCCATATTCGGGCAGCGCGCGAACGCATCCGTTCACATGCTCATTACTGCGTGTTTGCCTACCGTGATTCTCCGCATAGCTTTGATTGCTGA
- a CDS encoding helix-turn-helix domain-containing protein, whose product MLAERLRELRKTKGLTQLQLAQQIGVSASAIGMYEQGRREPDHETLGRLCSFFHVSSDFFLGANTPAQQKDLNEIIESVREAILKQEGLMFNGILVEPADSEKIINAIKLGISFVLGQKNE is encoded by the coding sequence ATGTTGGCAGAGCGATTGAGAGAACTGCGAAAAACTAAAGGGTTAACCCAATTACAGCTTGCACAGCAAATTGGTGTATCGGCAAGTGCCATTGGTATGTATGAGCAGGGGCGCAGAGAGCCCGACCATGAAACATTGGGCAGGCTTTGCAGTTTCTTTCATGTATCCAGCGATTTTTTTCTTGGCGCAAACACACCAGCACAGCAAAAAGACTTGAACGAAATTATTGAAAGTGTTCGCGAAGCGATTTTAAAGCAAGAGGGGCTGATGTTTAACGGTATTTTGGTGGAACCTGCGGACAGCGAAAAAATTATAAACGCCATCAAACTGGGCATCAGCTTTGTGTTGGGACAAAAGAATGAGTAA
- a CDS encoding ImmA/IrrE family metallo-endopeptidase: MADIKGLVKKLRSEYGTNDPFALCEALHIGVLYCDLPIDVKGFYLLINNNQVIFLNQELDENEARVVCGHELGHTQLHRDFNAVFMRTQTLLNCQRYENEADMFCAYLLLDGEELTDGTEVVTMEDIARRTGLPKRLVQLYYTAGA; encoded by the coding sequence TTGGCTGATATCAAAGGATTGGTAAAAAAGCTGCGCAGCGAATATGGTACAAACGACCCGTTCGCGCTTTGCGAGGCACTGCACATCGGGGTGCTGTATTGTGACCTGCCTATAGATGTAAAAGGGTTTTACCTTTTGATTAACAACAATCAAGTGATTTTTCTCAATCAGGAACTGGACGAAAATGAAGCGCGCGTGGTTTGCGGGCATGAACTGGGGCATACACAGCTGCACCGTGATTTTAACGCGGTGTTTATGCGCACCCAAACCTTGCTTAACTGCCAGCGATATGAAAATGAAGCAGATATGTTCTGTGCATATTTACTGCTTGACGGCGAAGAATTAACAGACGGAACCGAAGTGGTAACCATGGAGGATATTGCACGCCGTACGGGGCTGCCCAAACGTTTGGTGCAGCTTTATTACACAGCCGGTGCATAA
- a CDS encoding patatin-like phospholipase family protein, translating to MAKRALVLAGGGSRGSYQIGVWRALRELGWEFDIVTGTSVGALNGALMVQNDYDVAVEMWQTISTSDVLSMDIDDKIDSVSDFNNKLALFVREMAKNGGADPGPLEKILQRYIDEERIRQSPIEFEIVTVECPSLSPCIINKESLPEGELVDYLMASAACFPAMKMRQIGDTRYIDGGYYDNMPINLAIQRGADEIIAVDLEAIGRQKRVNAPGVKIRYIRSKWDLGVFILFDKEAAKRNIELGYLDMMKAFGKLEGFAYPFYRGEIEKNARRLEKYFDLITIKLDLTVQKYKKTLIQADSGIGLARVVNSTAHVRMTSDAAIAAAGETAARVFELSPLVTYTFDELNKQIGQALEQIQNEDLVQIAESLHKVMSPKEILRTIKCIDKRHVAAFCLGEIRKAYQQDGANALLQVLRTLVADEFIAGLYLFALELAQR from the coding sequence ATGGCGAAACGGGCTTTGGTGTTGGCGGGAGGAGGCTCGCGCGGTTCGTACCAGATAGGTGTTTGGCGTGCATTGCGTGAACTGGGCTGGGAGTTTGATATTGTAACCGGAACATCGGTGGGTGCACTGAACGGTGCGCTGATGGTACAAAACGATTATGATGTTGCGGTTGAGATGTGGCAGACAATATCCACTTCCGACGTATTGAGTATGGATATAGACGATAAAATCGACAGTGTCAGCGATTTTAACAACAAGCTGGCATTGTTTGTACGAGAAATGGCAAAAAACGGCGGTGCCGACCCCGGCCCTCTTGAAAAAATTCTGCAACGTTATATCGATGAGGAGCGTATACGCCAATCGCCCATTGAGTTTGAAATTGTTACCGTGGAGTGCCCAAGCCTTTCCCCTTGTATTATCAATAAAGAAAGTCTGCCCGAGGGTGAACTGGTAGATTACCTGATGGCGAGTGCTGCTTGTTTTCCTGCAATGAAAATGCGCCAAATTGGCGATACCCGCTACATCGACGGTGGGTATTACGACAATATGCCCATCAACCTTGCCATCCAACGAGGTGCAGATGAAATTATAGCCGTGGATTTGGAGGCAATTGGGCGGCAAAAGCGCGTGAATGCGCCAGGTGTCAAAATCCGTTATATCCGCAGTAAGTGGGATTTGGGCGTTTTTATCTTATTCGATAAAGAAGCAGCGAAACGCAACATCGAACTGGGCTACCTCGATATGATGAAAGCATTTGGCAAGCTTGAAGGCTTTGCCTATCCGTTCTACAGAGGCGAAATTGAAAAGAATGCGCGCAGGCTGGAAAAATACTTTGATCTTATTACCATTAAATTAGACCTGACGGTGCAAAAATATAAAAAGACATTGATACAGGCAGATTCCGGCATAGGTTTGGCGCGTGTGGTAAACAGTACGGCACATGTGCGTATGACGAGTGATGCGGCTATTGCAGCCGCCGGAGAAACTGCCGCGCGTGTTTTTGAGCTTTCACCGCTTGTTACTTATACGTTTGACGAACTGAATAAACAGATAGGGCAAGCGTTGGAACAAATTCAAAATGAAGATTTAGTGCAGATAGCCGAATCGCTGCATAAGGTGATGAGCCCAAAAGAGATTTTGCGCACAATCAAGTGTATAGACAAACGCCATGTGGCTGCTTTTTGTTTAGGTGAAATTCGCAAAGCATACCAACAAGATGGTGCAAATGCTTTGCTGCAAGTGTTGCGTACGTTGGTTGCTGATGAGTTTATTGCAGGGTTGTATCTGTTTGCACTCGAATTGGCACAGCGGTAG
- the rbr gene encoding rubrerythrin: MEFKGSRTEANLMAAFAGEAQARTKYTIYAEQARKDGYEQLAEIFEETAENEKAHAVQWFKHLHGGSIGNTQSNLEDGAGGEHYEWSSMYPKFAEEAREEGFTDIAIQMELIAKIEKEHEERYRKLIENLKNGEVFKKGDKIVWICRNCGHIHVGTSAPQICPVCKYERGFFQQKAENY, from the coding sequence ATGGAATTCAAAGGCAGCAGAACCGAGGCAAATTTAATGGCAGCATTTGCAGGTGAAGCACAGGCACGTACCAAATACACGATTTATGCAGAGCAGGCGCGTAAAGACGGCTACGAACAGCTTGCTGAGATTTTTGAAGAAACGGCAGAAAATGAAAAAGCACATGCCGTACAATGGTTTAAGCACCTTCATGGCGGCAGCATCGGCAATACCCAATCCAACCTGGAGGATGGAGCGGGCGGCGAACATTACGAGTGGAGCAGTATGTACCCTAAATTTGCCGAAGAAGCCCGAGAAGAAGGATTTACCGACATTGCAATACAAATGGAACTGATTGCAAAAATTGAAAAAGAACATGAAGAACGTTACCGTAAATTAATTGAAAACCTGAAAAACGGTGAGGTATTTAAAAAAGGCGATAAAATCGTTTGGATTTGCCGTAACTGCGGACATATCCATGTTGGCACATCGGCACCTCAAATCTGCCCTGTATGCAAATACGAGAGGGGCTTTTTCCAGCAAAAAGCAGAAAACTACTGA
- a CDS encoding cob(I)yrinic acid a,c-diamide adenosyltransferase — protein MDGQTGLIHIYCGDGKGKTTAAMGLAMRAAGSGMKVALVQFLKGQQSSELKMLQMLPNVTVIREQLSPKFTFQMNSEELASTKMVHSRYLNTALKLAKNGECDLLILDELVGALNCGLIDEDLLHELVEKKPAQLELVMTGRNPAQWLVDAADYVSEIRKIKHPYDKGVDARKGIER, from the coding sequence ATGGATGGGCAGACGGGATTAATTCATATTTACTGCGGTGACGGAAAAGGCAAAACGACCGCGGCAATGGGCCTTGCAATGCGCGCTGCAGGCAGCGGGATGAAAGTGGCACTGGTGCAGTTTTTAAAAGGGCAGCAAAGCAGTGAACTCAAAATGCTCCAAATGCTGCCCAACGTTACCGTAATTCGCGAGCAGCTCAGCCCCAAATTTACGTTTCAAATGAACAGCGAAGAACTGGCAAGTACAAAAATGGTACACAGCCGTTATTTAAATACTGCACTGAAGCTTGCAAAAAACGGCGAATGTGATTTGCTGATATTAGACGAATTGGTTGGTGCACTCAACTGTGGTTTAATCGACGAAGATTTACTGCATGAATTGGTGGAGAAGAAACCTGCGCAGCTCGAATTGGTGATGACGGGGCGCAATCCGGCACAGTGGCTGGTGGATGCGGCAGATTATGTATCTGAAATACGTAAAATCAAACACCCTTACGATAAAGGAGTGGATGCGCGTAAGGGGATTGAACGATAA
- a CDS encoding fumarate hydratase yields the protein MREISPQKITDTVKRLCIEANCYLPADVQQRITECRACEDWKPARGILDKIIENYEIAQNDAVPICQDTGMACVFLEIGQEVYITGDVKAAVNEGVRQGYEQGYLRKSVVQDPLDRVNTRDNTPAMIYFDLVAGDKIKITVAPKGFGSENMSQIKMLKPSDGLQGVKEFILKVVEDAGPNPCPPIVVGVGIGGTFDKAALLAKTALLRPLTQRSSNPFYAQLEEEMLEQINRKGIGPQGFGGKTTALAVNIETLPTHIAGLPCAVNINCHVTRHKTEVI from the coding sequence ATGAGAGAGATTAGCCCGCAAAAAATTACCGATACGGTAAAAAGGCTTTGCATTGAGGCAAATTGCTATCTGCCCGCCGATGTGCAGCAGCGCATTACCGAGTGCCGAGCATGCGAAGATTGGAAACCCGCGCGAGGCATTTTAGATAAAATCATAGAGAACTATGAAATTGCACAAAATGATGCAGTCCCCATCTGCCAGGATACGGGAATGGCTTGTGTATTTTTAGAAATAGGGCAAGAGGTATACATAACGGGTGATGTAAAAGCCGCAGTAAATGAGGGCGTACGGCAGGGCTACGAGCAGGGGTATTTGCGCAAATCGGTGGTGCAAGACCCGCTTGACCGTGTGAATACCCGAGATAATACCCCGGCGATGATTTATTTTGATTTGGTTGCGGGTGATAAAATCAAAATTACGGTTGCACCAAAGGGCTTTGGCAGCGAAAATATGAGCCAAATTAAAATGCTCAAGCCTTCGGACGGGCTGCAGGGAGTGAAAGAGTTTATCCTTAAAGTTGTGGAGGATGCGGGACCGAACCCCTGCCCGCCCATTGTTGTGGGTGTTGGTATTGGCGGCACATTTGATAAGGCTGCACTGCTTGCCAAAACCGCACTGTTGCGCCCTTTAACACAGCGCAGCAGTAACCCTTTTTATGCACAGCTCGAAGAAGAAATGCTCGAACAAATTAACCGTAAAGGCATTGGCCCCCAAGGGTTCGGCGGAAAAACCACGGCACTCGCGGTGAATATTGAGACTTTGCCTACCCACATTGCAGGTCTGCCGTGCGCAGTCAACATCAACTGCCATGTTACCCGCCATAAAACGGAGGTGATCTGA